In the genome of Streptomyces sp. NBC_00259, the window CAGGACAGGGCACGACGGCCTAGCGCCCCGGGGGGAGCCGCGCCGTCGTGCTGGGGGGTTACGGGGAGGGACTTCACCGCATGAAGCGGACCCGCGTCAGGCGGACCATGCGTACGGCCGCGCTCACCGCAGGAGCGCTCTTCATCTCGCTCGGCGTACTTCCGGCGGATCCGGTCCGGGCGGAGGAACCGGAGGTCCGGGTCGATCTGAGGGTGCTCGTCGTCTCCGACGGCGGCCCCGCGACAAGCGCCATCGCCGCGGAACTGGACGGTGCGGGCACCCCGTACACCGTGGTCGAACTCGCGGACACCGGCAGGCCCGTCATCGACGCGGCCTTCCTGGCCGACAGCGCCGACGGCCGCCCACGCGCCAAGTACCAGGCCGTCGTCCTGCCCAACGACAATCCGTTCCCCTCCGGTTCGCCGGAGATGGCCGCCCTCGTCGCGTACGAGAAGGCCTACGGAATCCCGCAGGTCGACGCCTACACCTACGCCCGGCCGCAGGCCGGCCTGGAGTACCCGGTCAACGGCGGCTACGCGGGACCGGTCGACGGAATCGCCGCCCAGGTGACCGCGGCCGGCCAGGCGGGGCCCTTCGGCTACCTCGACGGCGCCTTCGCCTTCGAGGACAACGACCCGTCCGTCGACGAGAGCTGGGGCTTCCTCTCCCGGCCCCGGGCGGGCGCGGACTTCACGACGTACGTCGACGCGCCGCTCCCCGGCGGGACGGGCCGGGGCGCGCTCGTCGGCGAGTACCGGCACGACGGCCGCCGCGAACTGGTGGTCACCTTCGTCTCCAACCAGTACCAGCGGCAGTTCCGGCTGCTGGCCCGCGGCATCGTCGACTGGATGACCCAGGGCGTGCGACTGGGCTCCTCGCGGAACTACTTCTCGGTCCACGTCGACGACGTCTTCGCCAGCGACGACCGCTGGGACACCGAGCTCAACTGCACCCCCGGCGACGTCGACTGCCAGCCCGGCCAGGGCACGCCGAACCCGATCCGGATGACGCCGGACGACGTCGAGCACGCGACGCAGTGGTCCCGCTCCCGGGGCTTCACCCTCGACCTGGCCTACAACGGCGGCGGCAGCGTCGAGTACCGGGAGGAGCACGGCGGAGCCGACCCGCTGGCCGACCGGCTGACCGCGGACCGCGACGCGTTCCGCTGGGTGAACCACACCTACGACCACCCGTATCTGGGCTGCGAGCAGGACGTCAGCATCGTCCCGTGGAAGTGCGCCACCGACCCGGACGGCAGCACGCGCTTTGTCACCCGGGCCGAGATATCCCGGCAGATCGCCGACAACCGTCAATGGGCCGAGCGCGCCGGGCTGCCGCTGGAGGCCGGTGAGCTGGTGACCGGGGAGCACTCCGGCCTCAAACTGCTGCCGCAGCAGCCCGAGGACAATCCGAACCTCGCCCCGGCACTCGCGGACAACGGCGTCGCGTGGCTCGGCTCGGACAACTCCCGTGACCCCGCGCAGCGTCAGGTCGGGCCCGCGCTCACCGTGTCCCGCTACCCGATGAACGTGTTCTACAACGTGGGCCGGGCGGCCGAGCAGGTCGACGAGTACAACTGGATCTACACCAGCAGGGCGCAGGGCGGCAGCGGAATCTGCGAGGGCTCGGCCACGACCACCTGCCTGGACGCGCCGCTCGACACCGCGACCGGCTACACCGGCTACATCGTGCCGCTGGAGGCGCAGATCGCGATGGGCCACGTCCTCGCGGGCGACCCCCGGCCGCACTTCATCCACCAGTCGAACCTCGCCGAGGACCGTATCGCCTACCCGGTCCTGGACCGGGTCCTCGACCAGTACGCCGCCCTGTACGCGGACAACGCCCCGCTGGTGAACCTCCGGATGAAGGACATCGGGGCCGAACTGCGCGAACGCGCCACCTGGAACGGTGCGGTGAAGGCCGGTCAGGTCACCGGCCACCGGATCGGCGACACGGTGACGGTCACGGCACCCGAAGGCATCGCGGTGCCCGCGACCATGCCGTCGGGCACCGTCCGGACGCTGCCGGACGGAACGGCCGCCTTCGGTGAGCCGTACGCGGGAACGGTCTCGGGCCGGGTCTCACCGGGCACGGGCCAGGACGGTGTGACGCTGTCGCTGCCCACGGCCCCGGCGGCCGGAGGTACCACCGGCGGCAGCGGGCACGGCACGACGCCCGCACCGGTGGCCCCGCTGCCCGCCGGCGTCACACAGCCCGTGGCTCCCGGAACCGAGCACTAGGGCCGTCCCCCGGGTCCGTCCGGACCGGCGAGCGTGCGCGCCGGCGCACACGAGCCCGGCCGGATCCAAAGGACCGGCCCCGGCCCGACCGCACCAGCTCACCACGAGCGAGGCAGCGCGGGTTCCGGACGTCGTACGCCGTCCCGGCGACGCGCCCCGGAACCACGCGCCCTTCGCACCCGTCCCGTGGAGCCCATCCATGCACGTATCGCACCGTGCGCCGCGCCGAGGCGCGGCGCGCGTCACCCTGCTCACCGAAGGTACCTATCCGCACAGTCACGGCGGTGTGAGTGTCTGGTGCGACCAGCTCGTCGGCGGCATGCCCGACATCGACTTCGACATCATCGCGGTGACCGGAACCGGCCGTGAGGCCGTCGTGTGGGAGCTGCCGCCGCACGTGGCCGAGCCGCTCACCGTGCCCATGTGGGGCCCGGCGCCCACCGGTTCACCACCGCGTGGCCGCCGCGAGCGCCGGCTGATGGCCGCGTACGAGCGGTTCCTCACGGCGTTGCTCGATCCCGGCGCCGAGGACGGCTTCGCTCCCGCGCTGTACGAGATGGCGCACGCGGCACGCGACGGGCTGCTCGGCCCGGCGCTGCGCACGGACCGTGCCCTGCGGGTGCTGACCGGGGTGTGGAACCGGCCGGGGCTGACCGTGCGGGAGGCACGGCCCAGCCTGCACGACGCCGTCACGGCGACCGGCCTGCTGGAGCACGCGCTGCGGCCGCTCGCCGCCCGCCCTCCGGAGCGTGGTGTGGCGCACGCGGTCAGCGGAGGCGTCGCCGTCCTGCCGGGGCTCGCGGCGCTCGAACTCCACGGTGTTCCGCTGCTGTTGACCGAGCACGGGGTCTATCTTCGGGAGCGCTACCTCGGGTACCGGACGGCGCCGTACCGCTGGCCGGTGAAGGCGGTGCTGCTCGGGTTCTTCCGGCTGCTGGCGGAGGAGAGCTACCGGCGCGCGGCGCTGATCACCCCGGGCAACCGCTACAACCGGCTGTGGGAGGAGCAGGGCGGCGCCGATCCCGACCTGATACGCACGGTCTACAACGGAGTCGATCCCGCGGCCTTTCCGCCCGCGGGTCCCGAACCGCAGGCGCCGACGCTCAGCTGGGCCGGCCGGGTCGACCCGATCAAGGACCTGGAGACCCTGATCCGGGCGTTCGCCCAGGTCCGCGGGACGCTCCCGGACGCCACACTGCGGCTGTTCGGCGGTACACCACGCGGCGGCGAGGCCTACCGCGAGCGGTGCGAGGCGCTCGCCGCGTCGCTCGGCCACGCCGACGCGGTCACCTTCGAGGGCCGGGTCGACGACATCAGGGACGCGTACGCGGCGGGCAACGTCGTGATGCTGTCCAGCATCAGCGAGGGCTTCCCCTTCACCCTGATCGAGGCGATGTCGTGCGGCAGGGCCACCGTCTCCACGGATGTGGGCGGAGTACGGGAGGCGGTCGGCGACGCCGGGCTGGTCGTCCCGCCGCGTGATCCCGCCGCCATGGCCGCGGCCGCGCTGGAACTGCTGGCCGATCCGCCGCGCAGGGCGGCGATGGGCGAGGCGGCCCGGCTGCGGGTGATCGAGCAGTTCACACTCCGTCAGACCATCGACACCTTCCGGGCCATCTACCTCGAACTGGCCGTCCGTGGCACGGTGCGCCTCGCCGATCCCTGGAGCGGTTCCCTCACCGACGAGGCGGCCCTGGGGAGCGTGGCCGGATGAGCGGACCCATGGCCCTCGAACCCGACGACGGCCGGGGCGACACGCTCGCCCTGCGGCTGGCCGCCCCCGACGCGACGCTGTCGCTGCGCATGCCGTGGCGGAAGCGGCCCGCCGACGATCCGGTGGACCTCCTGGCCGCCGAACTCGCGGACCGGATCGGGCCCGCTGTGCACGCGTACGAGGTGGCCGCGCTGCTGGAGTCGGAGGGGCTGACCGGCGAGCAGATCCAGGAGCGCTACGGCCGTCCCGATCTGTTCTCGCTCGCCGCCGACCTCTACGGACGGGTGCCGAGAAGCTTCCCGGAACCCCCGGCCGGGGCGGACCCATGGGCGCCCGACCACGTCCGGTGTGCGCTGCGCGGGGCGCTGTTCGCCCTGCCGGGGCTGGCGTATCTGCTGACCGGCCGGCTGTGGCACGCGCCGCACGCGGTGTACGCACTGGTCGTCGCGGGGCTGCTGTCCTGGGCGTGGGGGCAGGGCCTGAGCCATCGCGCGTATCTGCGGCTGGCCTCCGGTCGGCGTGAGGCGGGCAGGACGCTGTTGCTGGGCGCCCCGGCCGGTGCGCTGCTGGCCGCGGGTGCCGGACTGGCCGTCGCGGGTCCGGGGCCCGCTGCGTTGTTCGCGCTCGGGCAGTCGCTGTATCTCGCCGCGGCAGGGGTGCTGTTGGTGTGCGGGAAGGAACGCCTGCTGCTGGCGGCGCTCACTCCGCTGATCGCGGGCGCGGCGGTGCTGCCCTGGTGGGAGCCGGGACCACTGGTGCGTGCCGGACTTCCGCTGCTGACCGTGGTGTCGAGCATCGCCGTCGCGGGCGGGGCCGTCCGGGGAATGCTCCGCGCGGACGCCGCCGCCGGCGCCGCGCGGCCGAGGCTCCTCGACTCGTTGCCGTACGGGCTGTTCGGCCTGTCCGCGGGGGCGCTGGTGATGCAGATGGGACAGCGGCATCCATGGGCCGTGATCGTGCTGACCGTCAGCATGGGCCCGGCGGAGTGGCTGCTCTACCGGTACCGGGGACTCTCCGTGGCGGCGCTGCGCGCGACGGCGGACGAGACCGGGTTCCGGCTGCGGTCCGCCCGCACCCTGGCGATCTGTCTGGGCGGGTATCTGCTGCCGCTTCTCCCGGCGGCGCTGCTCACCGGTACCGAACCGGCGCCGCTGCTCGCTCTCGCGGCGCTGCTGTGGGCCGCGCTGCTGCTCCAGGCGTTCGGGATCGCCTGGCCGCCGGCGGCGGCGACGCTCGCGGCCGCGTCGGCGGCGGGCGTCGCCACGCTTCTCGGCCCCCCACCCGGCGCCGTGTTGCTGCTCCTGTGCTGCGGGACCGCCGCGGGAGCACTCGTCGCCGGTGTGCTCTGGCTGCTGGGGCGGCCAACGGCCCACGCCTGACCCGTTCCTCCGCGACCTGATCCGCACCGGCCGAAGACACCACAGAGATCCACCGACATCCACTGACGAACTCTCCCGAGAGGACCATCCGTTGACTTCCGCACCGCTCGCCGCCGTCACCGGGGCCGAGGGCTTCATCGGCTCCCATCTGACCGAGGCGCTCGTCGCCTCGGGCCACCGGGTCCGCGCCATGGCGCAGTACAACTCCTTCTCCTCCTACGGCTGGCTGGAGACGCTGCCGGGGGACGTCCTCGACCAGGTCGAGATCGTGCTGGGCGATGTCCGCGACCCCGGTTCCGTCCGCGGCCTGGTCGAAGGCGCCGACGCCGTCTACCACTTGGCGGCACTCATCGCGATCCCGTACTCGTACCAGGCGCCGCACAGCTATGTGGACACCAATGTCACCGGCACCCTCAACGTGCTGGAGGCGGTCCGCGCCCTGGAGATCCCGCGGCTGGTGCACACCTCCACCAGCGAGACGTACGGCACCGCGCGGACCGTGCCCATCAGCGAGGACCACCCCATCCAGACCCAGTCCCCGTACGCGGCGTCGAAGGCGGGCGGGGACCGGCTCGCGGACAGCTACTTCGCGAGCTTCGAGACGCCCGTGGTGACGCTGCGGCCCTTCAACACCTTCGGCCCCCGCCAGTCGATGCGAGCCGTGATCCCGACCGTCATCGGACAGGTCGCCGCGGGAGAGCGCACCATCACCCTCGGCGATCTCCGGCCCACCCGCGACTTCACCTACGTCACGGACACCGCCGCCGCCTTCCTGGCCGTCGGTACCGCACCGGCCGAGGCCGTCGTGGGCCGGACCTTCAACGCCGGTACGGGCGGCGAGATCTCCGTCGGTGACCTGGTGCGGCTCATCGGCAAGGTGATGGCCGCCGACCTCGACGTACGGGAGGACGAGCAGCGCATCCGGCCGGCGGGCTCGGAGGTGATGCGGCTGGTCGCCGACGCGACACGGCTGCGCGAGGCGACCGGCTGGGCGCCGCGCCACGACCTGGAGCAGGGCCTCGCGCACACGGCGGAGTTCTTCCGTGATCCCGCGAACCTCGCCCGGTACAAGACCGGCATCTACAACATCTGACCCGCCGCACCACCGACCGCCGTACCCACAGGGGGGCACCCATGCACGCAGTGATTCTCGCCGGAGGCAAGGGCATCCGGCTGCGTCCGTACACCACCGCGCTGCCCAAACCGCTCGTCCCGATCGGCGACCAGCACGCGATCCTGGAGATCGTGCTGCGCCAGCTCGCGGGCTGCGGATTCACCAGCTGCACCATCGCCGTCGGCCATCTCGGCCATATCATCCGCGCCTATGTCGGCGACGGCTCGCAGTGGGGCCTGAGCATCGACTACGCGACCGAGGAGAATCCCCTGGGCACCATGGGCCCGCTGCTGACCATGCGGGACCGGCTCCCCGAGACCTTCCTGGTGATGAACGGGGACATCCTCACCGATCTCGACTACGCGGAGGTGCTGCGGCAGCACCGCGGCAGCGGCGCCGCGCTGACGATCGCCACCTACGCCCGCAAGGTGCGCATCGACTTCGGAGTGCTCACCACGGACGCGGGCAAGGTGGTCGGCTTCGCCGAGAAGCCCAGCATGGACTACCGCGTGTCGATGGGCGTGTACGGACTCTCCCGCGACACGCTCGACGGATACACCCCCGGGCTGCCCCTCGGCTTCGACGAACTCGTCCTCGATCTGCTCGAGTCCGGAAACCCGCCGCACGCCCACGAGTTCGACGGCTACTGGCTGGACATCGGCCGGCCCGACGACTACGACCGGGCCAACGCCGAGTTCACCACCCATCAGTCACTGCTGCTCAAGGGAGCCTGAACACCCCATGCGCATCCTCGTCCTGGGCCACACCGGGTACCTGGGAAGACACATCGCCGAGCAGTTCCGCGCGCTGGGCGGCGTGCGGCTGTTCGGTGCCGGCCGTGATCCGGCCTCCGATCTCCGCGTGGACCTCGCCACAGCCGACACGGGGCGGCTGGCCGAGGCCCTCGCGGACCTCTCCCCCGACGCGGTCGTCAACTGCGCGGGTGCACTCGGCGCCGACCCGGTGACGGACGCCGAGGTCAACGCCCGGGGGCCGGCCGTGCTGTGCGCGGCGCTGCGCAAGGCCGCGCCGACGGCCCGGCTGGTCCATCTCGGCTCGGCCGCGGAGTACGGGGCGGGGGAGCACGGCGTACGGGTCACCGAGGACGCCCCGACCCGCCCGCTCACCTCCTACGGGGCGACCAAACTGGCGGGCACGGTCGCCGTCGTCTCGTCGGGGCTCGACGCGGTCGTGCTGCGCGTGGGCAATCCGGTCGGGCCGGGTGCGGGCCCGCTGAGCCTGCCCGGCGGGACGGCCCTGCGGCTGCGCCGGGCGGGCACGGATCCGGACGCGGTCGTACGCTTCGGCGATCTCTCCGCCCACCGCGACTTCGTCGACGTACGGGACCTGGCCAGGGCGGCCGTGCTGGCGGCGACCGCGTCCGGGCCGCTGCCGCGCGTCCTCAACGTCGGCGGGGGCCGGGCCGTCCCCATCCGGGACCTGGTGCACGGGCTGGTGAGCGTGGCGGGGTTCCGGGGCCGGATCGACGAGGCCGGGGTCGGCTCCGCACGCTCCGCGGGGGTGACCTGGCAGTGCTCCGACATCTCGGCCGCCCGGGCGGCCCTCGGCTGGGAGCCCCGTTTCACGCTGACCGACGCGCTCGTCGCGCTGTGGGCCTCGGTCGGCGCCTGCGAGGAACCGGACCCGGTGCCGTGACCCTGCTCGTGCCCCTCTATGTGCATCCCGCCCGGGACCCCGACGCCTGGCGGCTGCTCGCGGCCGCCGGGGACCGGGTCTACGGCGTGGTGCTGAACGCGGCGGACGGTCCGGGCACGGCTCCGGACCCGGCGTTCGTCTCCGCCGCCCGCGCGCTGCGGGCGGCGGGCACCCGCGTCCTCGGCTACGTCGATCTGGACTACGGAGTACGGCCCGGCTCCGCGGTGATCCGCGATCTGGACCGGCACCGTGAGTGGTACGACACCGACGGCTGCTTCTTCGACCAGGTGCCGGCCGACCGGTCCGCCCTGCCCGGCTGCCGCCGTCTGGTGCGCGCGGCGCGGCAGCGCGGCGCCGGTACGGTCGTGCTCAACCACGGGGTGCATCCGGCGCCCGGCTACGCCCGCCTCGCCGACGTGCTGGTGACGTTCGAAGGCCCCTGGACGGTCTATCTGTCGTCCTTCACCCGCCCGCGCTGGACCGCCCGTCATCCGCCCGAGCGGTTCTGCCACCTGGTGTACGAAGTGCCGCCCGCACTGGCGGCGATCGCCGCACGGGCGGCCGAGGAGCGCGGTGCGGCGGTGTCCTGCGCGGTCGCGGAGAGCCTGCCCAATCCCTGGTCGGCGCCGCCGCCCGCCCTGCTCGGAGACATGCCATGACCCGTGCCTGCCGTCCCCTGCTGTGCGCACTGCTCGCCGTGCTGCTGATCGCGGGCTGCTCCGGGGGCCCTCCGTCCCCCTCCCCCGCCCCGTCCCGCTGGCAGCCGCGGCCCGGCACACCGTGGCAGTGGCAGCTCGACGGACGCGCCGACCCCGCGTCCGCGGACGTTCCCGTGTACGACATCGACGGCTTCGAGAACTCCGCGGACGATGTCGAGCGGCTCCACCGGGACGGCCGCAAGGTCATCTGCTACATCAACGCCGGGGCGTGGGAGAGCTTCCGCCCCGACCAGGCCGGCTTCCCGGCCGCCGTGCGCGGCGCTCCCAACGGCTGGCACGGTGAGCGCTGGCTCGACATCCGCCGGCTGGACGTGCTCCGCCCTCTCATGGAGAAGCGGTTCGACATGTGCCGCGAGAAGGGCTTCGACGCGGTGGAACCGGATCTGCTCGACGCCTATCTCAACGACACCGGCTTCCCGCTGACGGCCGGGCACCAGCTCGCCTACAACCGCATGATCGCCCGTATCGCCCATGACCGCGGTCTGTCCGTGGGGCTGAAGAACGATCTGCCGCAGATCCCCGAGCTGGTGCGGGACTTCGACTTCGCGGTCAACGAGGAGTGCGCCCAGTACGGCGAGTGCGGGAGGCTCACTCCCTTCGTCAGGGCGGGGAAGGCCGTCTTCCATGTCGAATACGCCCTGGCCACGGGGGACTTCTGTGCGCAGGCCCGCCGTCTGGGGCTGTCCTCGATGCGCAAGCGGCTGGAACTGGACGGGTGGCGGCAGCCCTGCTGAGCGGGTGGCGGCAGCCGTGCCGAGCGGCGCGGTCAGTTCCCGGGGCGCAGGAAGCGCTTCAGTTTCGTCAGCGTCCAGGTGTTGATGATGTCGTCCTTGGTGAGCCAGCCGCGCTGTGCGGTGGCCACTCCGTAGCGCATGTACGGAAGATGCGTGGTGGAGTGGGCGTCCGAGTTCACGGCGAACTTCACGCCGTGGCGCTTGGCCCGCAGGATGTCCTCGTCGCCGAGGTCGAGCCGCTCGGGGTGGGCGTTGATCTCCAGGGCGGTGCCGGTTCTGGCGCAGGCCTCGAAGACCGCGTCGAAGTCGGCGTCGATGCCCGGGCGTTTGCCGATCTTGCGGGTGGTGGGGTGGCCGATGACGGAGACGTACGGGTTCTCGCAGGCGCGGACGAGTCGGCCGGTGAGCGCGTGGCGGCTCTGGTTGAAGTGGGAGTGGACGGAGGCCACACAGATGTCGAAGTCCGCGAGGAAGTCGCCCGGCCAGTCCACCTCGCCTTCGGGCCCGATGTTGAGTTCCGTACCGTGCAGCAGCCGCATCCCTCGGTGCTTGCGGTCCAGTGCGCGGACGCGCTCGCGCTGGGCGAGCATCTTCTCCTTCGTCATGCGCTGCATGGCGAGATCCGGTGCGTGGTCGGTGACCGCGTAGTAGGAGTATCCGCGCGCGGCGGCCTGGGCGATCATCTCCTCCAGCGGGGCGAGACCGTCGGTGAGGTCGGTGTGGGTGTGCAGATCGCCCCGGATGTCGTCCTCGGTCACCAGGTCGGGGAGTGCGCCGCGGAGCCCGGCCGCGATCTCGCCGCGGTCCTCGCGCAGGGTCGGCGGGATCCAGGGCAGGCCGAGCCGTTCGTAGATCTCCTCCTCCGTCGCGGACGTGATCCGCTCGCCGCTCTCGGCGTCGAAGAG includes:
- a CDS encoding GDP-mannose 4,6-dehydratase, which gives rise to MTSAPLAAVTGAEGFIGSHLTEALVASGHRVRAMAQYNSFSSYGWLETLPGDVLDQVEIVLGDVRDPGSVRGLVEGADAVYHLAALIAIPYSYQAPHSYVDTNVTGTLNVLEAVRALEIPRLVHTSTSETYGTARTVPISEDHPIQTQSPYAASKAGGDRLADSYFASFETPVVTLRPFNTFGPRQSMRAVIPTVIGQVAAGERTITLGDLRPTRDFTYVTDTAAAFLAVGTAPAEAVVGRTFNAGTGGEISVGDLVRLIGKVMAADLDVREDEQRIRPAGSEVMRLVADATRLREATGWAPRHDLEQGLAHTAEFFRDPANLARYKTGIYNI
- a CDS encoding spherulation-specific family 4 protein, producing MTLLVPLYVHPARDPDAWRLLAAAGDRVYGVVLNAADGPGTAPDPAFVSAARALRAAGTRVLGYVDLDYGVRPGSAVIRDLDRHREWYDTDGCFFDQVPADRSALPGCRRLVRAARQRGAGTVVLNHGVHPAPGYARLADVLVTFEGPWTVYLSSFTRPRWTARHPPERFCHLVYEVPPALAAIAARAAEERGAAVSCAVAESLPNPWSAPPPALLGDMP
- a CDS encoding sugar phosphate nucleotidyltransferase translates to MHAVILAGGKGIRLRPYTTALPKPLVPIGDQHAILEIVLRQLAGCGFTSCTIAVGHLGHIIRAYVGDGSQWGLSIDYATEENPLGTMGPLLTMRDRLPETFLVMNGDILTDLDYAEVLRQHRGSGAALTIATYARKVRIDFGVLTTDAGKVVGFAEKPSMDYRVSMGVYGLSRDTLDGYTPGLPLGFDELVLDLLESGNPPHAHEFDGYWLDIGRPDDYDRANAEFTTHQSLLLKGA
- the polX gene encoding DNA polymerase/3'-5' exonuclease PolX; translated protein: MARANDEIEALLQEYADLIAITGGDAFRARSYEKAARAIGGHPTDVSTLDAKGLREIPNVGKSIADKITEYLTSGQISVVEERRQSIPAGVRELMAIPMLGPKKALVLYEELGISSVDQLLDAIHEERLRDLKGFGEKTEENLLHGIALMQKAGSRILLNAAMDSAEQIVAELSRIKGCEGCTYAGSLRRMRETIGDIDILVAADDSAPFMAALEALPYTAEVIAHGRKKTSIRTTKGLQVDLRVLPPDSWGAGLQYFTGSKAHNIRTREIAVRLGLKLSEYGLFDAESGERITSATEEEIYERLGLPWIPPTLREDRGEIAAGLRGALPDLVTEDDIRGDLHTHTDLTDGLAPLEEMIAQAAARGYSYYAVTDHAPDLAMQRMTKEKMLAQRERVRALDRKHRGMRLLHGTELNIGPEGEVDWPGDFLADFDICVASVHSHFNQSRHALTGRLVRACENPYVSVIGHPTTRKIGKRPGIDADFDAVFEACARTGTALEINAHPERLDLGDEDILRAKRHGVKFAVNSDAHSTTHLPYMRYGVATAQRGWLTKDDIINTWTLTKLKRFLRPGN
- the pelF gene encoding GT4 family glycosyltransferase PelF, encoding MHVSHRAPRRGAARVTLLTEGTYPHSHGGVSVWCDQLVGGMPDIDFDIIAVTGTGREAVVWELPPHVAEPLTVPMWGPAPTGSPPRGRRERRLMAAYERFLTALLDPGAEDGFAPALYEMAHAARDGLLGPALRTDRALRVLTGVWNRPGLTVREARPSLHDAVTATGLLEHALRPLAARPPERGVAHAVSGGVAVLPGLAALELHGVPLLLTEHGVYLRERYLGYRTAPYRWPVKAVLLGFFRLLAEESYRRAALITPGNRYNRLWEEQGGADPDLIRTVYNGVDPAAFPPAGPEPQAPTLSWAGRVDPIKDLETLIRAFAQVRGTLPDATLRLFGGTPRGGEAYRERCEALAASLGHADAVTFEGRVDDIRDAYAAGNVVMLSSISEGFPFTLIEAMSCGRATVSTDVGGVREAVGDAGLVVPPRDPAAMAAAALELLADPPRRAAMGEAARLRVIEQFTLRQTIDTFRAIYLELAVRGTVRLADPWSGSLTDEAALGSVAG
- a CDS encoding NAD-dependent epimerase/dehydratase family protein; this encodes MRILVLGHTGYLGRHIAEQFRALGGVRLFGAGRDPASDLRVDLATADTGRLAEALADLSPDAVVNCAGALGADPVTDAEVNARGPAVLCAALRKAAPTARLVHLGSAAEYGAGEHGVRVTEDAPTRPLTSYGATKLAGTVAVVSSGLDAVVLRVGNPVGPGAGPLSLPGGTALRLRRAGTDPDAVVRFGDLSAHRDFVDVRDLARAAVLAATASGPLPRVLNVGGGRAVPIRDLVHGLVSVAGFRGRIDEAGVGSARSAGVTWQCSDISAARAALGWEPRFTLTDALVALWASVGACEEPDPVP
- a CDS encoding endo alpha-1,4 polygalactosaminidase yields the protein MTRACRPLLCALLAVLLIAGCSGGPPSPSPAPSRWQPRPGTPWQWQLDGRADPASADVPVYDIDGFENSADDVERLHRDGRKVICYINAGAWESFRPDQAGFPAAVRGAPNGWHGERWLDIRRLDVLRPLMEKRFDMCREKGFDAVEPDLLDAYLNDTGFPLTAGHQLAYNRMIARIAHDRGLSVGLKNDLPQIPELVRDFDFAVNEECAQYGECGRLTPFVRAGKAVFHVEYALATGDFCAQARRLGLSSMRKRLELDGWRQPC